AGAGTTAGCCAAATTCCTGGATTATCAACGCCTCTGTTTGTTTCCAAAGAAAAGTCACTTGGCTTTGTCGCTTTAGATAAAACGCGGTTAACTGTTACCGTTGCTGGTTTAGGTTTAACTGGATTTGAGGCAGAAGAAATTCTAGATGAAAAATTAGGTGTTACCGCTGAATTCGCATCAATGCAACATCTAACTTTTATTATTAGTTTAGGCAATAGCCATGCTGATATTGAGCAATTAGTGCAAGGTTTCACAACTCTTGCTCAAAAGTATCGCCGAACCAATTTGGCTATAAAGAGCAATTTGCTGAGTTCTCTAGGCATACACAATCATACTTTATATCTATCGCCCAGAGAAGCTTTTTTTGCTGGAAGCGAAATATTACCTGTAGAACAGACAAGCGATCGCATCTGCGCTGAAATCGTCTGTCCCTACCCTCCAGGAATTCCTGTCTTAATGCCAGGAGAAGTAATTACTCAAACAGCTTTAGAATATCTACGACAAATTCAGACAATGGGTGGATTTATCAGTGGTTGTACTGATGCTAGTTTTTGTACGTTAAAGGTAGTAAAAGAAAGATTATGACAAAACTCATGGCTCAGACGCAAAAATTATAAATTTTGCAATGAAAGTATAAAAAAGTAATGTATAGTTTTAATTCAGAAATAGAAAATATTTTTGCATATCAATAATAGTAACTAAGTTGTTGCAAATAATATGAAATTCAAGTTTTTTATCTCTGCCATAGTTATAGCATCACTCACGACTGTCAGTGGGGGAGCATTTGCTCAGAACCCACCTGATGCGACAGTACCAATTAACTCACCAGAAGCTGAAAAAAACAACAACATTAGACAGTTGTTGAATATCACTGGTGCAAGTAGTATTTCCCAACAAGTAACATATCAAGTTATAAATTCTTTGAAGGGACAATATCCTCAAGTTCCTCAAGAGTTTTGGGATAACCTTCAATCAGAAATTAAGCCAGATGAGATTTTTAATCAAATAATTCCTATTTATAGCAGATACTATACCAACGAAGAGATTAAAGAGTTGATTGCATTTTATCAAACGCCATTAGGTAAAAAAACAATTAATATTTTGCCGCAGCTAAGCCGCGAATCAGTAGAAGTTGGTATCAGATATGGACAAGAAGCTGGTCAAAGAGCTTTATCCAGATTGGAAAAAGAAGGATACATTCCCAATAGTAAATAAATTTAATATTGCACTATTTTTGAACTCTAAACAACTTGTTTTTTGAGTTGGAAATACTTTATGTATCAATACGGTTCAGTTAAGGGCTACTCGTACAAAAGTTTGGGTTTTCGAGACGCGATAAATCGCCGTCTCTATGAGTGTTTTGGTCTTACAGCAGATTTCAAGTTGGTGCAGTGCATAAACTAGCTCTCAAAGCTAGCTAGAAAGATTGTTTTACTTCTGAATTCTGCTGTATGTGAGATTTTTGAGTGATAAACGAGAACCCCGGTATCTCGCAGATACCGGGATTTTAAGATTTTCAATTCTTACAATTGGTATTACACCAAGGCGAAATCAGA
This region of Nostoc sp. UHCC 0302 genomic DNA includes:
- a CDS encoding DUF2059 domain-containing protein, translating into MKFKFFISAIVIASLTTVSGGAFAQNPPDATVPINSPEAEKNNNIRQLLNITGASSISQQVTYQVINSLKGQYPQVPQEFWDNLQSEIKPDEIFNQIIPIYSRYYTNEEIKELIAFYQTPLGKKTINILPQLSRESVEVGIRYGQEAGQRALSRLEKEGYIPNSK